Proteins encoded by one window of Portunus trituberculatus isolate SZX2019 chromosome 27, ASM1759143v1, whole genome shotgun sequence:
- the LOC123509345 gene encoding brefeldin A-inhibited guanine nucleotide-exchange protein 1-like isoform X2 produces the protein MTSSPFARMFMLRALEKIYAEKEIRRSHHSQLKRAVEQALDEIRAELQEDEKSSSGGVSAALPVPKGDAQHSDVEGHFLPFELACRSKSPRIVVTALDCIQKLIAYGHLTGNAADANNPSRRLIDHIVETICNCFNGPSTDKDVEIQIIKALLTVITSQYVSVHEGTVLLAVRTCYNIFLASRDMNNQVTAKAALTQMINIIFTRMENHTLEDGGEREHSNSTASSSSTTTSTTTTNNINNASSSSNNSNSNQLVPQENGPQENGSQVENSQEIPVQENIPPPWQQPPPLPEGLPPDTTPTVTTTITTTTTTESDTLKTDTGVVEEGPPVPNGSAVIVPPDATTSYQIASELVEDIVNQAVTVVSTEDTIVTPAAAAASRSTSNGNAEGTADGIEALSPTSPPEPSQDTTNFVSQDATGTVPQDAASTVSQPADTAQEDSSPPPPLPASDPRSDSVASNPPLTPTSITRVPSQESINMMTEGDAAMTAKLSHTLQKDAFLVFRSLCKLSMKPLPESPDPKSHELRSKILSLEMLLSIVQNAGQVFRSNDTFITAIKQYLCVALSKNGVSPIPEVFHLSLAIFVALLSKFKAHLKVQIEVCFKEIFLNILEAGSSSLQHKWMVIMALTKICADAQSVVDIYVNYDCDLNASNVFERLVNDLSKIARGGQPGEFGATPGQEQPMKTKGLECLVSILRCMVEWSKDLYVSPNTLSNLNQEKKKDVDEPETNSTVDRSSLARHGSQNSINSTSTLAPIGVDKPEQFQSLKHRKELLEEGIKMFSEKPERGLAFLQSEGLVGPNPHDVAVFFHDDDRLDKSKIGEYLGDPANKECMCAYIDEMDFSNQELLPALRTFVEGFRLPGEAQKIDRLIEKFASRYTECNMNQGMFTSADGAYLLAFSIIMLTTDLHNVSIKKKITKEQYIKMNRGINDTKDLPEEYLSAIYDEIAGKELKMKPTSTKLGKQAVVNEKKRRSTFNMEMETISLTAKSLMEAASQTSAPFIFATQVEHVCPMFKKTWPSFIAAFSETLQKTEDNVEASLCLDGIRCAIRITCIFDMSIARDAFVQCLARFTLLNATTPISELKAKNVDCIKTLITVAHTDGNYLGKSWLDILKCISQLELAQLIGTGVKSQYIKDSGLKIPHEPANFLEVSFPEIFTSEQKKLANIKESMGETSSQSVVVAVDRIFNCSPMLDGHAVIHFVMALCQVSLEELSAPTPRMFSLQKVVEICYYNMGRIRLEWSRMWEVLGEYFNKVGCNQNKDTAVFAVDSLRQLSTKFIEKGEFSNFRFQKEFLRPFEHILKKNRSPVIKDMVVRCITQIVTSQAKNIKSGWKNIFSVFHLSASDNDQNIVEMAFETTKEIISQIYKKHFVTVIDSFQDSVKCLSEFACNAGFPDTSMEAISLIRDCAKYVDEKPQMFREHNLEDVTVCADDRVWVRGWFPILFELSCIITRCKLDVRTRALTVLFEVVKNYGGSFSPHWWKDLFKILFRIFDNMKLPEQQTEKNEWMTTTCNHALYAIVDVFTQYFDVLSPILLQDLYTQLHWCVQQDNEQLARSGTNCLENFVISNGPKLDPQTWDKTCQCLLDIFNSTLPQALLTWRPSEPASAHNVGGGAFSGLLIRCVVQLELIQCIDNIVFFPATSKKEDQENLALAQAGDAVEVVREQREDQGMYRHLTAMQLFTLLDCLMASHTFAKTFNSNHEQRNLLWKAGFKGSVKPNLLKQETQSLACALRILFRMLADPSREEEWPQVQERLISVCRSGLEYFLSLPETHREAWTNLILLFLTNIHKMSNDQFAAHASNYYPFLCEITCFNLKPELRAVLRRFFLRIGIVFNITHPSVRHHITSTSSLNSTS, from the exons ATGACATCATCACCCTTCGCAAGAATGTTTATGCTGCGGGCCTTGGAAAAAATCTATGCAGAAAAGGAGATTAGGAGGTCCCATCACTCCCAGCTGAAGAGGGCAGTGGAGCAGGCCTTAG ATGAAATCCGTGCTGAACTccaggaggatgagaagagttCCAGTGGAGGTGTGTCAGCAGCACTACCCGTCCCTAAGGGGGATGCCCAGCACAGTGATGTGGAGGGACACTTCTTGCCTTTTGAGCTTGCCTGTCGCTCAAAGTCACCCAGGATTGTGGTCACTGCTCTGGACTGCATCCAG AAACTCATTGCCTACGGTCACCTCACTGGGAACGCAGCTGATGCCAACAACCCCAGTCGCCGCCTCATCGATCACATAGTGGAGACCATCTGTAACTGTTTCAATGGACCTTCCACTGACAAGGATGTGGAGATACAGATCATCAAG GCGCTGCTGACAGTCATCACCTCCCAGTATGTCAGTGTCCATGAGGGCACCGTGCTGCTGGCGGTGCGGACCTGCTACAACATCTTCCTTGCCTCCCGGGACATGAACAACCAGGTCACCGCCAAGGCCGCCCTCACCCAGATGATTAACATTATCTTCACACGCATGGAGAACCACACT CTTGAGGATGGTGGTGAAAGGGAACACAGCAACAGCACAGCCTCCTCATCcagcaccactacctccaccaccaccaccaacaacatcaacaatgccagcagcagcagcaacaacagcaacagtaatcaGCTGGTTCCCCAGGAGAATGGCCCTCAGGAGAATGGTTCCCAAGTAGAGAATTCCCAGGAGATTCCAGTCCAGGAAAACATCCCACCACCATGGCAACAGCCGCCCCCCCTCCCTGAAGGCCTGCCTCCTGATACCACacccaccgtcaccaccaccattaccaccaccaccactactgagaGTGATACCCTAAAAACAGACACAGGAGTTGTAGAGGAGGGACCACCAGTACCCAATGGTTCAGCAGTAATTGTGCCTCCAGATGCCACTACTTCCTATCAGATTGCCTCTGAGCTGGTGGAGGACATAGTGAATCAGGCAGTGACAGTAGTGTCCACAGAAGACACCATTGTtacccctgctgctgctgctgcttccagGTCTACGTCCAACGGGAATGCTGAAGGCACCGCAGACGGCATAGAGGCCTTGTCTCCCACCTCCCCTCCGGAGCCTTCTCAAGACACCACCAATTTTGTCTCGCAGGATGCAACCGGTACGGTCCCTCAGGATGCTGCCAGTACAGTGTCTCAGCCTGCAGACACAGCCCAGGAggactcctcaccaccacctccactccctGCCTCAGACCCTCGCAGCGATTCTGTAGCTTCcaatcctcctctcactcccaccTCTATCACCAGAGTACCCTCCCAGGAAAGCATAAACATGATGACAGAAGGTGATGCAGCCATGACAGCCAAGTTGTCACACACGCTTCAGAAAGATGCATTCCTGGTTTTTCGTTCGCTGTGTAAACTTTCCATGAAGCCTCTGCCAGAGTCCCCAGACCCAAA gtccCATGAATTACGATCCAAGATTTTGTCCTTGGAGATGCTGCTGTCCATCGTGCAGAATGCAGGCCAGGTATTCCGCTCCAACGACACCTTCATCACTGCCATCAAGCAGTATCTGTGTGTGGCGCTCAGCAAGAATGGCGTCTCTCCCATTCCTGAAGtgttccatctctcccttgccATCTTTGTTGCTCTCCTCTCTAAATTCAAGGCTCATCTCAAGGTTCAGATCGAG GTTTGCTTCAAGGAGATATTCCTGAATATCCTGGAGGCCGGCAGCTCAAGCTTGCAACACAAATGGATGGTGATAATGGCACTCACTAAAATCTGTGCTGATGCCCAGTCTGTGGTGGACATCTATGTCAACTATGACTGTGACCTCAATGCTTCTAATGTCTTTGAAAG ACTAGTGAATGACCTGAGCAAGATAGCACGAGGGGGCCAGCCTGGGGAGTTTGGGGCAACGCCAGGCCAGGAACAGCCCATGAAGACCAAGGGGCTGGAGTGTTTGGTGTCCATTCTCAGATGTATGGTGGAGTGGTCCAAGGATCTCTACGTCAGTCCAAATACTCTCTCCAACCTCA accaagaaaagaagaaggatgtaGATGAGCCAGAAACAAATAGCACAGTGGACCGTTCATCACTGGCTCGGCATGGCTCTCAGAACTCCATTAACTCCACATCCACCCTTGCACCCATTGGTGTAGACAAGCCTGAACAGTTCCAGTCCCTCAAGCACAGGAAGGAACTCTTGGAGGAAGGCATTAAGAT gTTCAGTGAAAAACCAGAGAGAGGTTTGGCCTTCCTGCAGTCTGAGGGTCTGGTGGGGCCCAATCCCCATGATGTGGCAGTATTCTTCCATGACGATGACAGACTAGATAAAAGTAAAATTGGTGAATACCTTGGCGATCCTGCCAATAAGGAA TGTATGTGTGCTTACATTGATGAGATGGACTTCAGTAATCAAGAATTATTGCCTGCTTTGCGGACATTCGTCGAAGGATTTCGGTTGCCGGGAGAAGCACAGAAAATTGATCGTCTCATTGAGAAGTTTGCCTCAAGATACACTGAATGTAACATGAA CCAAGGAATGTTCACCTCTGCTGACGGTGCCTATTTATTGGCATTCTCCATCATCATGCTTACCACTGACCTTCACAACGTTAGCATCAAA AAAAAGATCACCAAGGAGCAGTATATCAAAATGAACCGTGGGATTAACGACACCAAAGATCTACCAGAGGAATACCTCTCAGCGATCTATGATGAAATTGCTGGAAAGGAGCTAAAGATGAAGCCCACCTCTACAAAACTAGGAAAGCAAG CCGTTGTAAATGAAAAGAAGCGGCGATCAACCTTCAACATGGAAATGGAAACCATCTCTTTAACAGCCAAGTCCCTCATGGAGGCAGCGTCTCAGACCAGTGCTCCCTTTATCTTTGCCACTCAGGTGGAGCACGTGTGTCCCATGTTCAAG AAAACCTGGCCATCCTTCATTGCGGCATTTTCAGAGACTTTACAGAAAACTGAAGACAACGTGGAGGCCTCTCTGTGCCTGGATGGCATTCGCTGTGCCATCAGGATCACCTGTATATTTGATATGTCT atagcaagagatgcctTTGTGCAGTGCTTGGCCCGCTTCACCCTCCTCAATGCCACCACCCCAATCTCAGAACTGAAGGCCAAGAATGTGGATTGTATCAAAACCCTCATCACTGTCGCTCACACTGACG GAAATTATCTTGGGAAATCATGGCTCGATATCCTCAAGTGCATCAGTCAGCTGGAACTGGCACAGCTGATTGGCACTGGTGTCAAATCACAGTACATCAAAGACTCTGGCCTTAAGATACCTCATGAACCCGCTAATTTCTTAGAAGTATCCTTCCCTGAAATAT TTACTAGTGAGCAGAAGAAATTAGCCAACATtaaggagagtatgggagaaACATCATCACAAAGTGTGGTTGTGGCTGTAGACAGGATCTTCAACTGTTCTCCCATGCTGGATGGACATGCAGTGATTCATTTTGTGATGGCACTGTGTCAGGTGTCTTTAGAGGAGCTGTCTGCACCTACCCCTCGCATGTTCTCGCTGCAAAAGGTTGTGGAGATTTGCTATTACAACATGGGCCGCATCAGGTTGGAATGGTCAAGGATGTGGGAG GTCTTGGGTGAATACTTCAACAAGGTAGGATGCAACCAGAATAAGGATACGGCAGTGTTTGCTGTTGATTCCCTCCGACAGTTGTCCACAAAGTTCATTGAGAAGGGAGAGTTTTCTAACTTCCGTTTCCAGAAAGAATTCCTGCGTCCATTTGAACACATACTGAAGAAGAATAG ATCGCCTGTGATAAAGGACATGGTGGTGCGCTGCATCACCCAGATCGTCACCTCGCAGGCAAAGAACATCAAATCAGGCTGGAAAAATATATTCAGTGTCTTCCATCTTTCTGCATCAGACAACGACCAGAACATAGTGGAGATGGCCTTCGAAACCACCAAGGAGATTATTT CACAAATATACAAGAAACACTTTGTCACTGTAATTGACTCATTCCAAGATTCTGTTAAGTGCCTGAGTGAATTTGCTTGCAATGCTGGCTTTCCTGACACCAGCATGGAGGCGATATCACTCATCAGAGACTGTGCTAAATATGTGGATGAGAAGCCACAG ATGTTCCGAGAACACAATCTGGAGGATGTGACAGTGTGTGCTGATGACCGAGTGTGGGTGAGAGGCTGGTTCCCCATCCTTTTTGAACTGTCCTGCATCATTACTCGTTGCAAGCTGGATGTGCGCACCCGTGCACTGACAGTCCTATTTGAG GTGGTGAAGAACTATGGTGGTTCCTTTTCACCGCACTGGTGGAAAGATCTCTTTAAGATACTGTTCAGAATATTTGATAATATGAAACTTCCAGAGCAGCAGACAGAG AAGAACGAGTGGATGACAACAACCTGCAACCACGCTCTGTATGCCATTGTGGACGTGTTTACCCAGTACTTTGATGTGTTAAGTCCAATCCTCCTGCAGGACCTCTACACTCAGCTCCACTGGTGTGTGCAGCAAG ATAATGAACAGTTAGCTCGTTCTGGTACAAACTGTCTTGAGAACTTTGTAATCAGCAATGGCCCCAAGCTGGATCCACAGACCTGGGACAAGACCTGTCAGTGTCTCCTGGACATCTTCAACTCCACACTGCCTCAAGCACTGTTAACCTGGAGGCCGTCTGAACCTGCCTCTGCACACAAT GTTGGTGGAGGAGCATTTTCTGGTCTGCTGATCCGGTGTGTGGTGCAGCTTGAGTTGATCCAGTGCATCGACAATATTGTTTTCTTCCCAGCCACCAGCAAGAAGGAAGACCAAGAAAATTTAGCTCTTGCCCAG GCTGGAGATGCAGTAGAGGTGGTAAGGGAGCAGCGAGAGGACCAGGGCATGTACCGTCACCTTACTGCCATGCAGCTCTTCACCCTCCTGGACTGCCTCATGGCTTCACACACATTTGCCAAAACATTCAATTCAAACCATGAGCAAAGAAATCTCCTTTGGAAAGCAG GCTTCAAGGGAAGTGTAAAGCCCAACTTGCTGAAGCAGGAGACTCAGTCATTGGCCTGTGCCCTGAGGATACTCTTCCGAATGTTGGCTGATCCGTCCAGAGAAGAAGAATGGCCACAG GTTCAGGAACGCCTGATCTCTGTTTGTCGGTCGGGCTTGgagtatttcctttccttacctgagACTCACCGAGAGGCGTGGACaaacctcatccttctcttcctcaccaatATCCATAAGATGTCCAATGATCAG TTTGCTGCCCACGCCTCAAACTATTATCCATTCTTGTGTGAAATCACATGCTTCAATCTCAAGCCTGAGTTGAGGGCTGTGCTGCGTAGATTTTTCCTGCGCATCGGTATAGTATTCAATATCACCCACCCAAGTGTACGTCACcacatcacctccacctcctctctcaactCCACATCCTAG